In the Chryseobacterium sp. MYb264 genome, one interval contains:
- a CDS encoding MraY family glycosyltransferase, translating to MKNFELFLREMDVSIFYVKIGLGFLFSFLISFFSIPTIVKISRRKNLMDEPGIRSSHIRKIPNLGGIAIFFSIGVCTSIFAYELFDLYKFLFASLVILLYVGVMDDIVVMRAYKKLVAQIVVSALIVIGSDIRIRNLFGIFGVYQLEYWVSLIFSIVTFIILINAFNLIDGIDGLAGGYSVICSALFGISYYRLGEYNYPLVVLSVVIIGAVLAFLYYNLSNYRTNKIFMGDTGSMLLGFLLAFTSVCFIDIFIDKALPNVPRYHLQSAPAVAVAILILPIVDTLNVIIIRLSNKKSPFVADKNHIHHKLLKLNLTHRRSSFYIICYYLFIVAAAYYFRHLNINLLLFIILVLGFIGAYLPDIIYLFKNNRETTN from the coding sequence ATGAAAAATTTTGAATTGTTCTTGCGTGAGATGGATGTTTCTATTTTTTATGTAAAAATAGGACTGGGATTTTTATTCTCTTTTTTAATCTCCTTTTTTTCGATTCCTACAATTGTAAAAATTTCCCGAAGAAAAAACCTGATGGACGAGCCTGGGATTAGAAGTTCCCATATCCGGAAAATACCCAATCTAGGTGGGATTGCCATATTTTTTTCAATAGGGGTCTGCACGTCGATATTTGCATATGAGCTTTTTGATCTGTATAAATTCCTTTTTGCTTCACTGGTCATCCTCCTGTATGTTGGAGTGATGGATGATATTGTCGTGATGAGGGCTTATAAAAAACTTGTCGCACAGATTGTAGTTTCCGCTCTTATTGTGATTGGTTCTGATATAAGAATCCGGAATCTGTTCGGTATCTTTGGAGTGTATCAGCTGGAATATTGGGTAAGTCTCATTTTCAGTATTGTTACGTTTATTATTCTTATCAATGCCTTCAATCTTATTGATGGGATTGACGGCCTTGCCGGTGGATATTCTGTGATATGCAGTGCGCTGTTTGGGATCAGTTATTACCGTCTTGGTGAATATAATTACCCTCTGGTCGTGCTTTCGGTAGTAATTATTGGAGCTGTGCTGGCTTTCTTATATTACAATCTATCCAATTACAGGACCAATAAAATATTTATGGGCGATACCGGTTCTATGCTGCTGGGTTTTCTACTTGCCTTTACTTCAGTTTGTTTCATCGATATTTTTATAGATAAAGCACTTCCGAATGTACCGAGATATCATTTGCAGTCGGCTCCTGCCGTTGCTGTTGCGATTCTCATACTTCCGATCGTGGACACCCTGAATGTGATCATCATTAGGCTGTCCAATAAAAAATCACCTTTTGTAGCAGATAAAAATCATATTCACCATAAATTATTAAAATTAAACTTAACACACAGAAGGTCAAGTTTTTATATTATATGCTATTATCTTTTTATAGTGGCAGCAGCCTATTATTTCAGACATTTAAATATAAACTTATTATTATTTATTATTCTTGTGCTGGGCTTTATCGGTGCTTATCTGCCCGATATTATTTATCTTTTTAAAAATAATAGGGAGACAACCAATTAA
- a CDS encoding glycosyltransferase family 2 protein, giving the protein MRNIAKVSVIVPVYNVEEYLGKCLDSLLNQTHKNIEIVVVNDGSTDHSEHVIQEYTRQYPDKIKSFSKENGGLSDARNYGIDRATGDYIGFVDSDDYVSPSMFEEMTALALKHQCKMVICNIQKVDQHGKITQKLTQIPNMPEKIDLNSHFSVFSDVSYFACNKLFSKDLFKDKRFKKAAHFEDIQLIPQLLLECDTIAQTQNFHYQYLERSDSITKTHTERGLDILKAVEDVEIVFENSRYAHKEKELKNFQIFEGVYSFLAYLAFVKNEELFYKMSEKLEDFRNRRNIKIKDILQYSRFDKNYLLYLPLKKKIFYLLFFAGQQKLLRKIL; this is encoded by the coding sequence ATGAGGAATATTGCTAAAGTTTCTGTGATCGTTCCGGTTTACAATGTAGAGGAATACCTGGGGAAATGTCTTGATTCTTTACTGAATCAGACACACAAAAATATTGAGATTGTAGTGGTAAATGACGGAAGCACCGATCATTCGGAACATGTTATTCAGGAATATACCCGCCAATATCCTGATAAGATTAAATCTTTTTCTAAAGAAAACGGTGGGCTGAGTGATGCCCGGAATTACGGAATAGACAGAGCTACAGGAGACTATATCGGCTTTGTGGATAGTGATGATTATGTGTCGCCTTCCATGTTTGAAGAAATGACTGCTCTGGCACTTAAACATCAGTGTAAAATGGTTATCTGTAATATTCAGAAAGTAGACCAGCATGGGAAAATTACCCAAAAACTGACCCAGATTCCTAATATGCCGGAAAAAATAGATTTGAACAGCCATTTTTCAGTTTTTTCAGATGTAAGCTATTTTGCATGCAATAAACTGTTTAGTAAGGACCTTTTTAAAGATAAAAGATTTAAGAAAGCCGCTCATTTTGAGGATATTCAGCTTATTCCACAGCTTTTGTTGGAATGTGATACGATCGCTCAGACCCAGAATTTTCATTATCAATATCTTGAACGCAGTGATTCTATCACCAAAACCCATACAGAGCGGGGCTTGGATATACTAAAAGCTGTTGAAGATGTAGAAATTGTTTTTGAGAATTCACGATATGCGCATAAAGAGAAAGAGCTTAAAAACTTCCAGATTTTTGAGGGGGTTTATTCTTTTCTGGCCTATTTAGCATTCGTGAAGAATGAGGAGTTATTTTATAAAATGTCTGAAAAATTAGAGGATTTCCGTAATCGGAGAAATATTAAAATTAAAGATATATTGCAGTATAGTCGTTTTGATAAAAATTATCTGTTATATTTGCCTCTGAAAAAAAAGATATTTTATCTGTTATTTTTTGCGGGCCAGCAAAAACTATTAAGAAAAATATTGTAA
- a CDS encoding formimidoylglutamase has product MDFEDFIISPGNFKTESWQIGRGITKQIKEDSIVLLFVSDYRGAGGDAEVQNFAGVRKEFYKLSQLDFEIPMVDLGDLVSGKSVQDSHYILQEVLSVCHSMRAIPVVIGGSNDFAFSLFSVLNLHTKSINYTQISNTISLQQGEMINEHTFLSKIFGAKDFGIKNYHHLGYQKHLNEVDSVRLIKEVEFDIIRLAEMMNSTEKTEPFFRKADLVTVNCDAIESFGEPISMNPQVNGLNRREICAYMKEIGLSENLKSVGIFNYNIYSDNQLNHQLLAQMIWYLTEGINIQRSHPKERQYEIFYVLVDERQYAFKRDTFSNLWYFGDDENIENCIPCSRKDFDEAKKGWLNTRLTKF; this is encoded by the coding sequence ATGGATTTTGAAGATTTTATCATTTCACCTGGAAATTTCAAAACTGAAAGCTGGCAAATTGGCAGGGGAATTACAAAGCAGATAAAGGAGGACAGCATTGTTCTGCTCTTTGTCTCGGATTACAGAGGAGCCGGTGGAGATGCCGAAGTGCAGAACTTTGCCGGAGTGAGAAAAGAGTTTTATAAATTGTCGCAGCTGGATTTTGAAATCCCCATGGTAGATCTGGGAGATCTTGTTTCGGGGAAATCTGTTCAGGATTCCCACTATATCTTGCAGGAAGTACTTTCTGTATGTCATTCTATGCGGGCAATTCCGGTGGTGATCGGTGGATCTAATGATTTTGCATTTTCGCTCTTTTCGGTTTTAAATCTTCATACCAAAAGCATTAATTATACACAGATAAGTAATACCATCTCTCTTCAGCAGGGAGAGATGATTAATGAACATACTTTTTTAAGTAAGATTTTTGGAGCAAAAGATTTTGGAATCAAGAATTATCATCATTTAGGATATCAAAAGCATTTGAATGAAGTTGATTCTGTAAGACTGATTAAAGAAGTTGAATTTGATATCATCCGTCTGGCAGAGATGATGAACTCCACCGAGAAAACAGAACCTTTTTTTAGAAAAGCAGATTTGGTGACCGTTAATTGCGATGCTATCGAGAGTTTCGGCGAGCCTATCTCGATGAACCCTCAGGTAAATGGGCTTAACAGAAGAGAGATCTGTGCCTATATGAAAGAAATAGGATTAAGTGAAAATCTGAAATCAGTCGGGATTTTTAATTATAATATTTACTCGGATAATCAGCTGAATCACCAGCTGCTCGCCCAGATGATATGGTATCTTACGGAGGGGATTAATATCCAGAGGTCTCATCCTAAGGAAAGACAATATGAGATCTTTTACGTTCTTGTGGATGAACGGCAGTACGCCTTTAAAAGGGATACATTCAGTAATCTCTGGTATTTTGGCGATGATGAGAATATAGAAAATTGTATTCCGTGTTCGAGGAAAGATTTTGACGAAGCCAAAAAGGGCTGGCTTAATACGAGACTTACCAAATTCTGA
- a CDS encoding glycoside hydrolase family protein: MEKPFTRKEFLKISALGIAAVFFGSSFTGLLSSEEKPYFNLKPIGRSLALEGYYIWCSSPIWGEDGKIHLFYSRWKKEKGMGGWLNGSEICRAEANSPFDEFQHKQVVLAPRGEGFWDATTCHNPLIKKVGKDYLLFFMGTSNGKTNTKRIGLATSKSLDGDWNRPEKPLLLPGKEGAWDDHCTTNPAFVKGNDGKYWLFYKSWNTKEYETQKGPVRGNRKYGLAKSNSPFGPYEKVSENPVIDFSSLPNNAQLEDAFVWEHKGIFHMIARDMGFFNHEYGLHLTSKDGIHWTKPEIAYLNMAHCISEAKPPQHLTRFGRLERPMVLLDKEGKAPQFLFGATQGGAFGTSTTFVFEIL; this comes from the coding sequence ATGGAAAAACCCTTCACCCGCAAAGAATTTCTAAAAATTTCCGCTTTAGGTATTGCTGCTGTATTTTTCGGATCATCATTTACAGGTTTATTATCCTCAGAAGAAAAACCCTATTTCAATTTAAAACCTATTGGAAGATCTTTGGCTTTGGAAGGTTATTATATCTGGTGCAGTTCTCCGATTTGGGGTGAAGACGGAAAGATTCATCTTTTTTATTCCCGATGGAAAAAAGAAAAAGGAATGGGCGGTTGGTTGAACGGTTCTGAAATCTGTCGCGCAGAAGCTAATTCGCCTTTTGATGAATTTCAACACAAGCAGGTTGTTTTAGCTCCACGTGGCGAAGGTTTTTGGGATGCCACCACTTGTCACAATCCTTTAATTAAAAAAGTTGGTAAAGACTATCTGTTATTCTTCATGGGAACTTCTAACGGGAAAACAAATACCAAAAGAATAGGGCTGGCAACATCGAAAAGTCTTGACGGAGATTGGAACAGGCCGGAAAAACCATTACTTCTTCCCGGAAAAGAAGGCGCTTGGGATGATCATTGCACAACGAACCCTGCTTTTGTAAAAGGAAACGACGGAAAATACTGGCTGTTTTACAAATCCTGGAACACAAAAGAATACGAAACACAAAAAGGACCTGTGAGAGGAAATCGGAAATACGGATTGGCAAAATCAAATTCTCCATTTGGACCTTACGAAAAAGTGTCAGAAAATCCTGTGATTGATTTTTCATCATTACCCAATAATGCACAATTGGAAGATGCTTTTGTCTGGGAACACAAAGGTATATTTCACATGATAGCCCGTGATATGGGATTTTTTAATCATGAATATGGTTTACATTTAACATCCAAAGACGGTATTCACTGGACAAAGCCCGAAATTGCTTACCTGAATATGGCTCATTGTATCAGTGAAGCAAAGCCTCCTCAGCATCTAACCCGTTTCGGAAGGTTAGAAAGACCTATGGTTTTGCTGGATAAGGAGGGAAAAGCTCCTCAATTTTTATTCGGAGCCACGCAGGGAGGAGCATTTGGAACGTCAACTACTTTTGTATTTGAGATTTTATAG
- the topA gene encoding type I DNA topoisomerase yields MSKNLVIVESPAKAKTIQKYLGKDFEVKSSFGHIRDLPKKGMGIDLATFSPDYEVSADKKKLVTELKAAVKKAEMVWLASDEDREGEAIAWHLAEELKLKPENRKRIVFHEITKNAILKSIENPRDIDQNLVNAQQARRVLDRIVGFEMSPVLWKKVKPGLSAGRVQSVAVRLIVEREKEIREFTPKASFKLDGIFLNATEQEIAAKLKKDFENEEDAEKFLELARTTEFKVLNVETRPGTRSASAPFTTSTLQQEASSRLGYNVTNTMRLAQRLYEEGYITYMRTDSVNLSQEAIEGAKKQITSEYGAEYSAPRNYTTKSASAQEAHEAIRPTDFAVKSIGDSQLNRLYQLIYRRTLASQMANAKIEKTVIEIGNTKLPQNFEAQGEVIIFDGFLKAYGIVKAEDDDDENNDKLLPKVTVGEVLEYKKITATEKFTRPSARYTEAGLVRKLEELGIGRPSTYAPTIQTIQNREYVDKREIDPQTREVVKMSLVKDKIKKEVLNEKFGGDKNKFVPTDTGEVVSDFLTDNFKEILDYGFTARVEESFDEIANGDQKWKEMMTDFYSKFHPRIEDVEENADRATGDRLLGVDPGTGKNVHARIGRFGAMIQIGETDDEEKPIFASLMAGQNIATITFEEAMELFRLPFDLSEVDGQPVSVGVGRFGPYVKWGETYISIPKGEDPLSVDQKRAEEIISEKKIADAPIASYKGVPITKGTGRFGPFIKYQSIFINVPKKYNFENLSQSDINELVEAKLEKEANRYIQQWEAEKISIENARWGPIVKHGKNIYKIPKKKDDTKYESEELKGISLDEVKKWITDQDPKAFAEKKKPAAKKAATKKTTATKKATTTVKKPAAKKPAAKK; encoded by the coding sequence ATGTCGAAAAATTTAGTAATCGTTGAGTCACCGGCAAAAGCAAAAACTATTCAGAAATATTTAGGGAAGGATTTTGAAGTAAAATCCAGTTTTGGACATATCCGGGATTTACCTAAAAAAGGGATGGGGATTGATTTGGCCACCTTCAGTCCGGATTATGAAGTTTCTGCAGACAAGAAGAAATTGGTAACTGAGTTGAAAGCCGCCGTGAAAAAAGCCGAAATGGTTTGGCTGGCTTCCGATGAAGACCGCGAGGGAGAGGCTATTGCATGGCACTTGGCGGAAGAGCTGAAACTGAAACCGGAAAACAGAAAAAGAATTGTTTTCCATGAGATTACTAAAAATGCCATTCTAAAATCTATTGAGAACCCCAGAGATATAGATCAGAACTTGGTAAATGCTCAACAGGCTAGACGAGTTTTAGACAGGATCGTGGGCTTCGAAATGTCTCCTGTACTTTGGAAAAAAGTGAAACCGGGCTTGTCGGCAGGTAGAGTACAGTCAGTTGCTGTAAGATTAATCGTTGAAAGAGAAAAAGAGATTCGTGAGTTTACTCCGAAAGCAAGTTTCAAACTAGATGGTATTTTCTTAAACGCAACAGAGCAGGAAATTGCTGCGAAACTAAAAAAGGATTTCGAAAACGAAGAAGACGCAGAAAAGTTCTTAGAATTAGCAAGAACAACGGAGTTTAAAGTGTTAAATGTTGAAACCAGACCGGGGACACGATCTGCTTCTGCGCCGTTTACAACGTCTACACTTCAACAGGAAGCTTCTTCAAGATTAGGATATAATGTGACCAACACGATGCGTCTTGCACAAAGATTGTACGAAGAAGGGTACATTACCTATATGAGAACCGACTCGGTAAACCTTTCTCAGGAGGCTATCGAAGGTGCAAAAAAACAAATTACTTCAGAATACGGAGCGGAATATTCTGCACCAAGAAACTATACTACAAAATCTGCATCGGCACAGGAAGCTCACGAAGCAATCCGTCCCACTGATTTTGCAGTGAAAAGTATCGGTGATTCTCAGTTAAATAGACTTTATCAGTTAATTTACAGAAGAACACTGGCTTCTCAAATGGCCAATGCTAAAATTGAGAAAACAGTAATCGAAATCGGAAACACAAAGCTTCCTCAAAACTTTGAAGCGCAAGGTGAAGTGATCATTTTTGATGGTTTCTTAAAAGCGTACGGAATCGTAAAAGCGGAAGATGATGACGATGAAAACAACGATAAATTACTTCCGAAAGTAACAGTTGGTGAAGTTTTAGAATATAAAAAAATTACCGCTACAGAAAAATTCACAAGGCCAAGCGCGAGATATACGGAAGCTGGTTTGGTCAGAAAGCTGGAAGAATTGGGAATCGGTCGTCCATCGACTTATGCACCAACCATCCAGACGATTCAAAACCGTGAATATGTTGATAAAAGAGAGATCGATCCACAGACCAGAGAAGTGGTGAAGATGTCTTTAGTAAAAGATAAAATTAAAAAAGAAGTCCTTAACGAGAAATTCGGAGGGGATAAAAATAAATTCGTTCCTACGGACACGGGTGAGGTGGTAAGTGATTTCTTAACAGATAATTTCAAAGAAATCTTAGATTACGGTTTCACGGCAAGAGTAGAAGAAAGCTTCGACGAAATTGCCAACGGTGACCAGAAATGGAAAGAAATGATGACGGATTTCTACTCAAAATTCCATCCGAGAATTGAAGATGTGGAAGAAAATGCAGACCGTGCCACGGGAGATAGGCTTTTAGGGGTCGATCCGGGCACAGGTAAAAATGTTCACGCAAGAATCGGACGATTTGGCGCTATGATTCAGATTGGTGAAACAGACGACGAAGAAAAACCTATTTTCGCATCATTAATGGCTGGACAGAATATAGCAACCATCACCTTTGAGGAGGCCATGGAGTTATTCAGACTTCCATTTGATCTTAGCGAAGTAGACGGGCAGCCTGTTTCTGTCGGTGTAGGTAGATTTGGACCTTATGTAAAGTGGGGCGAAACGTACATCAGTATTCCAAAAGGAGAAGATCCGCTTTCTGTAGATCAAAAACGTGCCGAAGAGATCATTAGCGAAAAGAAAATTGCAGATGCACCGATTGCATCGTACAAAGGTGTGCCAATTACAAAGGGAACGGGAAGATTTGGTCCTTTTATTAAGTATCAAAGTATTTTCATTAATGTTCCGAAAAAATATAACTTCGAAAATCTTTCTCAAAGCGACATCAATGAATTGGTAGAGGCTAAGCTGGAAAAAGAGGCCAACCGTTATATTCAGCAATGGGAAGCCGAAAAAATTTCCATTGAAAATGCAAGATGGGGTCCTATTGTAAAGCATGGGAAGAATATTTATAAAATTCCAAAGAAGAAAGATGATACCAAATACGAAAGCGAGGAGCTGAAAGGTATTTCTCTTGATGAGGTTAAAAAATGGATCACCGATCAGGATCCTAAAGCTTTTGCAGAAAAGAAAAAACCAGCGGCTAAAAAAGCAGCTACTAAGAAAACAACGGCTACTAAAAAGGCGACAACAACAGTGAAAAAGCCGGCGGCGAAGAAACCGGCAGCGAAGAAATAA
- a CDS encoding T9SS type A sorting domain-containing protein translates to MKNYKKHLAAICCLASVFLYSQDQVHEKNRLMTQYSGDLNLNNKNSTTLQVNVQNGNVNSTQFNSYGSANREPALDWTKAPNSYIFDPSLASTGLVIPVKKVYAIWKTNKWLGAEVPSGKTTAEVLWEDVHGLIDTGEDYLLQITGSGENAKIRVGVNKAKEGNAVIALRIDGEIYWSWHIWVTDDPTNGSTYKSYPGVTRQRTNGTIEVIPDSDWQWMDRNLGAISSSMTSSEWNRSGGLLYQWGRKDPIPALVTKSDDFYEVSGTIGRIRHRQAKNMTNAVTIDNLTKYVTFSNALISNNLQLSVKNPLSLIYINKDDNSGQAYYNNNLNSPVNWFGRSPGFTDAQLGELNLWSDNSQGKIITTNYNADANAKPYRDKSSFDPCPNGWRIPSVLVANQGSTSYIDDIRLDYSPFGVRTNLGKSTFENNKYHLIKPTDNGVPSYMTGFRVYANFGFDMSNVGGYNMGVFPGSGQLIRNAHEGQYSDEHHTAVWTATMPRHFDASPAVGARMLWMIPDKDQPDVQDPNIPNAKGRFFYMPLMTAGTSDANACRCIKDPLYLVNGYNFPTEYFTDSLEYREGINNPNTYQIVKGTTPSIIEIPVSKAFSVQSELLNNKEILDPSSFNDLRVNVLWTTNTALISALNISDSSPSSLVGLTNSKIRVTVNPGQSGNAVVTLHNGSIVNPVYWSWHIWVTDTPVDSRPYTTELPLDGVVNYVNYITQGYSPLQTEFMDRNLGAVNVFPMVANPLTPTSAELAQIRASAGMHYQWGRKDPIPIFQNTDNRSSNSVFLGSMSPSGTLTYTTLSYATYNNLSGNYIIPYSTYANAANANVLSTDKPSEKISKVLSYSVQKPLVFMVPSTFAAYNSSQPLYTNGTDWLATEPNLAYDRWGRGGPKSPFDPCPEGWRIPDVTSVSIVSGMDFGFSPWYKKGKNVSGWWSVINDFLGVRVRNSTSTTIGYMYDNSSYSVGNYPNAGSRGIRNVTGNQTAQGTYNVINFQYPGIWTDALNSNYLGRPVNIMFDAASSANRMVAYYDNNDPYFGMNCRCVKMKFEADGNESGPIPTLQITSLPVTKMPAVLKAAEVTDRVKDNKISFFPNPVKDMLHIKASENKGYFFQIYNMSGQMIKAGEFENGKTDLSALPSGVYLLKVNSEVMVKIIKQ, encoded by the coding sequence ATGAAAAATTACAAAAAACATTTAGCGGCAATTTGTTGCCTAGCCTCGGTTTTCCTGTATTCTCAAGATCAGGTACATGAAAAAAACCGACTGATGACTCAGTACTCAGGTGATCTTAACCTGAATAATAAAAATTCTACAACTCTACAAGTAAATGTTCAGAATGGCAATGTAAACTCTACTCAATTTAATTCTTATGGATCCGCAAATCGTGAGCCGGCTTTAGATTGGACTAAGGCTCCTAACAGTTATATCTTTGATCCGTCTCTGGCCAGTACGGGTCTTGTTATTCCGGTGAAGAAAGTATATGCGATATGGAAAACGAACAAATGGCTGGGGGCGGAAGTGCCTTCTGGTAAAACAACTGCTGAAGTTCTTTGGGAGGATGTTCATGGATTAATAGATACGGGAGAGGATTATTTGCTGCAAATAACCGGTTCGGGCGAGAATGCAAAAATAAGAGTGGGTGTTAATAAGGCGAAAGAAGGGAATGCGGTAATAGCCCTGCGTATTGATGGTGAAATTTATTGGAGCTGGCATATATGGGTTACCGATGATCCTACCAATGGTTCTACGTATAAAAGTTATCCCGGGGTCACAAGACAAAGAACAAACGGAACCATTGAAGTTATTCCGGATTCGGATTGGCAGTGGATGGATCGTAACTTAGGAGCCATCAGCAGTTCTATGACTTCTTCGGAATGGAACCGAAGCGGTGGGCTGCTTTATCAGTGGGGAAGAAAGGATCCCATACCTGCTCTGGTTACTAAATCGGATGACTTTTACGAGGTTAGCGGAACGATTGGAAGGATTCGGCACAGACAGGCTAAAAACATGACTAATGCCGTCACAATTGATAATCTTACAAAGTATGTTACTTTTTCGAACGCTTTAATTAGCAATAATCTGCAGTTGTCGGTTAAAAATCCGTTGAGTCTGATCTATATTAATAAAGATGATAACTCGGGGCAGGCTTATTATAATAATAACTTGAATTCTCCGGTCAACTGGTTTGGAAGATCCCCTGGTTTTACTGATGCCCAGCTGGGAGAACTTAATTTATGGTCAGACAATTCTCAGGGTAAGATTATCACCACGAATTATAATGCCGATGCAAATGCTAAACCTTATAGGGATAAATCTTCTTTTGATCCTTGTCCGAACGGATGGCGTATTCCTTCTGTATTAGTCGCCAATCAGGGTTCAACTTCTTATATTGATGATATCCGCCTCGACTATTCGCCGTTTGGGGTAAGAACCAATTTGGGGAAGAGTACCTTTGAAAATAATAAATATCATCTTATAAAACCTACGGATAACGGAGTTCCTTCATATATGACGGGGTTTCGCGTCTATGCCAATTTTGGATTTGACATGTCGAATGTAGGAGGTTATAATATGGGGGTTTTTCCAGGATCCGGTCAGCTGATCAGAAATGCTCATGAAGGACAATACAGTGATGAGCATCATACCGCTGTCTGGACAGCGACAATGCCAAGACACTTTGATGCCTCTCCTGCTGTTGGAGCAAGGATGTTGTGGATGATTCCTGATAAAGATCAGCCGGACGTACAGGATCCTAATATTCCGAATGCAAAAGGGCGTTTTTTTTATATGCCCTTAATGACAGCAGGAACCTCTGATGCTAATGCCTGTCGTTGTATTAAGGATCCTTTGTATTTGGTGAACGGATATAATTTTCCAACAGAATATTTTACCGATTCCTTAGAATACAGAGAAGGGATTAATAACCCTAATACCTATCAGATAGTAAAGGGTACAACACCTTCTATAATAGAAATTCCTGTCAGTAAGGCATTTTCTGTACAAAGTGAATTGCTGAACAATAAAGAGATTCTCGATCCTTCGAGTTTCAATGATTTGCGGGTGAATGTTTTGTGGACTACAAATACGGCATTAATCAGTGCTTTAAATATTTCAGATTCTTCTCCCAGCTCCCTCGTGGGTCTTACCAATTCAAAGATCAGGGTAACGGTTAATCCTGGTCAGAGCGGGAATGCTGTAGTTACCCTACATAATGGGAGTATTGTAAACCCTGTGTACTGGTCTTGGCATATCTGGGTGACAGATACTCCTGTTGATTCAAGACCTTATACCACAGAGCTGCCTCTGGATGGGGTTGTAAATTACGTGAATTATATTACGCAGGGATATTCTCCGCTTCAAACAGAATTTATGGACAGGAATCTTGGGGCTGTAAATGTTTTCCCGATGGTGGCAAATCCTTTAACCCCTACCTCGGCTGAGCTGGCTCAAATCCGGGCGTCGGCGGGTATGCATTATCAATGGGGCAGAAAAGACCCTATACCTATTTTTCAAAATACAGACAACCGCAGTTCTAACAGTGTCTTTTTAGGAAGTATGTCTCCAAGTGGTACACTCACCTACACGACATTGTCTTATGCAACGTACAATAATCTGTCCGGAAACTATATCATTCCGTACAGTACCTATGCAAATGCAGCCAATGCTAATGTATTGTCTACTGATAAACCTTCGGAAAAAATAAGTAAAGTTTTATCTTACTCTGTGCAGAAACCTCTTGTGTTTATGGTTCCGAGTACTTTTGCTGCCTACAATTCGTCTCAGCCTCTGTATACCAATGGAACGGACTGGCTGGCGACGGAACCTAATCTGGCCTATGACCGTTGGGGAAGAGGGGGGCCAAAATCTCCTTTCGATCCTTGTCCTGAAGGATGGAGAATACCTGATGTAACCAGTGTTTCTATTGTTTCTGGTATGGATTTTGGATTTTCGCCCTGGTATAAAAAAGGCAAGAATGTTTCCGGGTGGTGGAGCGTGATTAATGACTTTTTAGGAGTAAGAGTGAGGAACAGTACCTCTACTACAATTGGTTATATGTATGATAACTCATCTTATAGCGTGGGGAATTATCCGAATGCCGGTTCAAGAGGGATTAGGAATGTTACCGGAAATCAGACAGCTCAGGGAACCTACAATGTCATCAACTTTCAATATCCGGGAATCTGGACGGACGCTTTAAATTCAAACTATCTGGGAAGGCCTGTCAATATCATGTTTGATGCTGCTTCTTCTGCGAACAGAATGGTGGCCTATTATGATAATAATGATCCGTATTTCGGAATGAACTGCCGTTGTGTAAAAATGAAATTCGAGGCGGACGGTAACGAAAGTGGTCCTATTCCTACACTGCAGATCACTTCACTGCCAGTAACAAAAATGCCCGCAGTTTTAAAGGCTGCTGAGGTGACAGATCGGGTTAAAGATAATAAAATTTCTTTCTTCCCGAACCCGGTGAAGGATATGCTTCACATAAAAGCTTCAGAGAACAAAGGGTATTTTTTTCAAATTTATAATATGTCCGGACAAATGATAAAAGCCGGAGAGTTTGAAAATGGGAAAACCGATCTTTCTGCACTGCCTTCCGGGGTATACCTTTTGAAAGTAAATTCAGAGGTAATGGTGAAGATCATCAAGCAATAA